TCACTTTACAAGGGGGGGTGTCGACCCTAAATGACCCCTCCGCTGCCCCATGGGACTTCCACCGCAAGGCAGTGTTTTTTCGTCTGCCGCAAGGCAATTGGAGGTCCCTTGAGTTGCACAAGCATCATAGCGCGCTGGGGCTAGCGAAAGCCCTTCGTCCCGTCGAGCCGGTAACGCTCGTTCGTCCGCACGCTGCAAAGCGCGCCGCCCGCTTCTTTGTCGAGAAGTTTCCGGGAACGGTGCTCTATGCCGTCAAGGCGAACCCCTCTCCCGAATTGCTCCAGATCCTCTGGGACAGCGGCGTGACGCATTATGACGTCGCGTCGATCGGCGAGGTGCGCATGGCGCGCCGCGCCCTGCCCAAGGCGACCTTGTGCTTCATGCACCCGGTCAAGGCCGAGGAAGCGATCGAGGAAGCCTATTTCGTCCACGGCGTCCGCACCTTCAGCCTCGACACGATGGACGAGCTGGAAAAGATCGTTCGCGCCACCCGTGGTGCGACCGACCTCAACCTGTGCGTCCGCATCCGCGTGTCGTCGGACCATTCGAAGCTGAGCCTCGCGGCGAAGTTCGGTGCCGAGCCGGAGGATGTCGCCGAGTTGCTCGTCGCGACCCGTCAGGCCGCCGACGCGCTGGGCATCTGCTTCCATGTCGGCAGCCAGGCGATGACCCCGGCGGCTTATAGTGAGGCGATGGAGCGCGTCCGCGCGGCGATCGTCGCCTCGTCGGTCACGGTCGACATCGTCGATGTCGGCGGCGGCTTCCCGTCGACCTATCCGGGCATGGAACCGCCCCCGCTCGAAACCTATTTCGGCGTGATCCACAACGCGTTCGAGAATCTGCCGATCTCGTACAGCGCCGAATTGTGGTGCGAGCCGGGCCGGGCGCTGTGCGCGGAGTATAGCAGCCTGATCGTCCGCGTCGAAAAGCGCCGCGGGGACGAGCTGTACATCAACGACGGTGCCTATGGTGCGCTGTTCGACGCGGCGCATGTCGGCTGGCGCTTCCCGGTGCGCGTGTTGCGCGACGATGCCGGCGACGCGGCGGAGATGACCGAATACAGCTTCTACGGCCCGACCTGCGACGATCTCGATCACATGGCCGGCCCGTTCGAGCTGCCGTCGGACATCCAGGCCGGCGATTATATCGAGGTCGGGATGCTCGGCGCCTATGGCTGCGCGATGCGCACCGCGTTCAACGGCTTTGGCGTGGACACCGTCCACACCGTCACCGACGAACCGATGGCGACGCTTTATTCGGGCATCGCGATCGAACGCCCGACCAACGTCGTCAGCCTCGACCAGTTCAAGCGCCGCGCGCGCCGCTGAACGGACAGAAAAAGGGCCGCCGTCCGAATGGATGGCGGCCCATTTTCGTGGGACTACTTCCGGGCCTTTCGTGCCGCGTAGCGCGCATCCCGCGCTGCCTTCATCTCCGCCGCGCTCGGCGGCGTCAGCCGCGCCTCCTTGAGCGCCGCAGCAGCCTCGGCTTCGGCGCGTTCCTCGGCCTTCCGCTCGGCCTCGGCCTGCTTCTTTGCCAGCTTCTCGGCCTTGGCTGCGGCCAGCGCCTCGGCCTTTGCCGCGCGTTCCTCGGCCAGAGCCCTCTCGCGCTCTTCCCTGGCCTTCCGGCGCTCCTCCAGCACGGCCGGATCCGCAGACGGCTTTGCGCGCAACAGTTCCAGCGCCTTCTGCTTCGCCTTGGCGGCGGCGGCAGTGCGATCCTGAAATGACGGTTCCCGATATGAAGGCATGCATTGTTCCAATGAGTTCGGCCAGCGCAGAGCTATCGACCGATGAGCCGCAGTCCACACGGGACCGCGAGAAAAAATAAGGCGGCTCGCCGCGCATGCACCGCCAGGCGATGTGCTTCCGACAATTGAGCGACCCGCAGGCCGGGCTACTGCACTACGCCGTTCAGCTCCGCCCGTCCAGAATCGCCTCGATCGCCTCGGTGACCTCGGCGATGTCGGCCATTCCATCGACTCGCTGGACGAGCCCGCGCGCTTCATAGATCGGCAGGATCGGCGCGGTCTTGGCGCGATATTCGGCCATGCGGGTGCGCACGGTCTGTTCGTTATCGTCGGGGCGACGCTTGAATTCGGTGCCGCTGCACACATCGCAAACGCCGTCGACCTTGGGCTGGTTGTAGCTGTCGTGATAATTGGCACCGCAGCTGCCACAGCTGAAGCGCCCCGTGATCCGCGCGACCAAGGCGTCTTCGTCCACAACCAGTTCGATTACATGATCGAGGCTGCGGCCGCGCTCCGCCAGGAGGGTGTCGAGCGATTCAGCCTGCGCGGCGGTCCGGGGATAACCGTCGAAGATGGCGCCCTTGTCGCCCAGTGCATCCAGGCTCTCACCAATGATCCCGCTGACGATTGCGTCGGAAACGAGCTCGCCCGCCTCCATCACCGCCTTCGCCTGCAGACCCACCGGCGTTCCCGCCTTGACTGCGGCGCGCAGCATGTCGCCGGTCGAGAGCTGGACCATGCCGCGCTCGCTTTCGAGCCGCGACGCTTGGGTCCCCTTGCCCGCGCCCGGAGGCCCCAACAGGATGATATTCAACTGGCTTCCCCTTTTCCGTCGCTGCGCCTTGTCAGCGCAGTCGACCACCCTTCAGCTTCGCCTTCTTGATCAGGTCACCATATTGGTGCGCCAGCAAGTGCGACTGGATCTGCGTGACCGTGTCCATCGTCACGTTGACGACGATGAGCAGGCTGGTCCCGCCGAGATAGAAGGGAATTGCGAGCGCCGACACAAGATATTCCGGCACAAGGCAGATGAAGGTCAGGTACGCCGCACCGATCACGGTGATCCGCGTCAGCACGTAATCGAAATAGGCTTCGGTGTTCTTGCCCGGTCGGATGCCGGGGATGAACCCGCCATGCTTCTTGAGATTCTCGGCCGTCTCCTCGGGGTTGAACACAACCGCCGTGTAGAAGAACGAGAAGAAGATGATGCCCGCGCCGTAGAGCAGCATGTACACGAGCGAACCGTGCTGCAGATACTGGTTGAGCGTGATGATCAGGTCACCGCCCCAGCTCTCGCCCGCCTGCGACTGGCCGGCGAACTGGCTCACCGTCAGCGGCATCAGCAACAGCGAGCTGGCGAAGATCGGCGGGATCACGCCCGCGGTGTTGATCTTGAGCGGCAGGTGGCTGCGCTCGCTCTGCACGCCCCGCTGCGTCTGGCGCTTGGGATACTGGATCAGGATCCGGCGCTGGGCGCGCTCCATAAAGCAGATGAACAGGATCAGGCCCGCAACCGCCGCAAGGATCGCGACCAGCGTCACAGGGTTCATCGACCCCGAACGGCCGCCCTCGAACAGCTGTACCAGCGTGGTCGGCAGGTGCGCGACGATGCCCGCCATGATGATGAGGGAGATGCCGTTGCCGACGCCGCGGCTGGTGATCTGCTCACCCAGCCACATCAGGAACATCGTGCCGCCGATCAGGCTGATGACCGCAGCGATGCGGAACAGCATTCCCGGTTCGACGACCGGTGCCAGCCCCTGGGTGGCGCCAAGCGTCTCAAGGCCAACCGCGATGAAATAGCCCTGGATCGCGGTCAGCGCGACGGTGCCATAGCGGGTGTACTGGTTGAGCTTCTTGCGCCCGCTTTCGCCCTCCTTCTTGATCGAAGCCAGCGTCGGCGACAGCGAGGTCGCAAGCTGCACGACGATCGATGCCGTGATGTAGGGCATCACGCCGAGTGCGATCACCGACATGCGCTCCAGCGCGCCGCCCGAGAAGGTGTTGAAGAAATCGAGCACACCGCCCTGGGTGCGCTCGGCCAGCAGCCCCAGCTGCGTCGGATCGACGCCGGGCAGCGGCACGAAACTGAGCATCCGGAAGATGATCAACGCGCCCAGAGTGAACCACAGGCGCTTCTTGAGTTCGGTGGCCTGTCCGAACTTGGACAGGTTGAGGCCGGATGCCATTGAATCGGCTGCGGATGCCATTGAAATACTATCCCGGAAACCAAAGCGGCGGAGAAGCGTTCGCCGCTCCCCCGCCGCCCATATAGGTTACTGTCGGATCAGGGCAATGCGCTTGGCAACCCCATCCACAGCTAAAGTCAGGCCTTACCGGCCTTCTTGGCGGCGATGACCTTCTGGACCGAGCGATGCTTGGCGGCATGCTTCTCGGCGGCCGGAACGATCGTCGGAATGGTGACGGTGCCACCAGCCTTCTCGACCGCCTCGATCGCGCCCTTCGACGCGCCGGCGACGGTGAAGCTCAGCTTCGCCTTCAGCTCGCCCTTGCCGAGCAGGCGGACGCCGTTCTTGCCGCCACGCGCCAGGCCGACGGCCTTGAGCGCTTCGTGGTCGATTTCGGTCGCGGTCAGCTTGCCGGCGTCGATCAGCTTCTGGATCATGCCCAGATTGACCTCGGCATAGTCCTTGGGATTGGGAACATTGAAGCCGCGCTTCGGAATGCGCATGTGGAGCGGCATCTGACCGCCCTCGAAGCCGTTGATCGCGACGCCCGAGCGCGCCTTGGCGCCCTTCTGGCCGCGGCCTGCGGTCTTGCCCTTGCCCGAACCGATGCCGCGTCCGACGCGCATCCGGCCCTTGCGGGCGCCTTCATTGTCGCTGAGATCGTTGAGATTCATGTCGTGCACTCGCTTTCGCTTTTGTCGCGCTGATGAAATTCCCCGGCGGGCCGGGAAAATCGGAAAGGGGGGCCGATAGCCCCCTCCCCTTATATTGTCACCTGGAAAAGATGCCGGGGGTTCAGCCCTCGACGATCTCGACCATGTGGGGCAGCTTGCGGATCATGCCGCGGACCTCGGGAGTGTCCTCCAGTTCGCTGACCCGGTGCATCTTGTTGAGGCCCAGACCGATCAGCGTCGCGCGCTGGTCCTTGGTCCGACGGATCGGCGAACCGATCTGCTTCACCTTGATCTTCGCCATGTCGATTACTCCACGATCGCCGCGGCATCAGCCTCGGCGGTCTGCGAACCGCCACGGCCGAGCAGGTCGGCAATCTTCTTGCCGCGACGCTGGGCCACCGCCTTCGGGGAATACTGGTCGCCCAGTGCCTCGAAAGTCGCGCGGATCATGTTGTAGGGGTTGGAAGTGCCGACCGACTTGGTCACCACGTCCGCAACGCCCAGGCTCTCGAACACGGCGCGCATCGGACCACCGGCGATGATGCCGGTACCTGCAGGCGCCGAGCGGACGGTCACCTGGCCAGCGCCGAAATGGCCCTTGCCGTCATGGTGCAGCGTCCGGCCCTCGCGCAGCGGCACGCGGACCATCTTCTTCTTGGCAGCTGCGGTCGCCTTCGAAATGGCTTCCGGCACTTCGCGTGCCTTGCCATGACCGAAACCGACACGGCCCTTGCCGTCGCCCACGACGACCAACGCCGCAAAGCCGAAGCGCTTGCCGCCCTTCACCGTCTTGCTGACGCGGTTGATGTGGACGAGCTTTTCGATCAGCTCTTCACCGCCATCGTCGGCACCGGGACCACCACGACCGCGATTGTCGCGACCACGATTGCCGTCGCGACCACGGCCGCCACCACCACGATTGTCGCCGCCGCCACGGCCACCACGGCCACGACGGGGAGCATCGGCTGCGCCAGCCTCGGCTGCTACGCCCTCGACGGGCGCCTGATTCTGTTCGTCAGCCATCTTAGAACTCCAATCCGCCTTCACGCGCGGCATCCGCCAGCGCCTTGACGCGCCCGTGGAACAGGAAACCGCCACGGTCGAACACCACCTGCGTCACGCCGGCCTTCTTGGCCGCTTCCGCGATACGGGTGCCGACGGCCTTGGCCGCATCGACGTTGCCGCCATTCTGGCCGCGCACGTCCTTGTCCAGCGTCGAAGCGGCGGCCAGGGTCTTGCCCTGGGCGTCGTCGATCACCTGCACATAGATGTGCTTGCCCGAACGGTGCACCGAGAGCCGCGGACGGCTGCCGGCACGCGCGCGGAGTGCGGTGCGGTTGCGGCGACGCCGCTTCTCGAAGAGAGAGAGACCCTTGCTCATTACTTCTTCTTCCCTTCCTTGCGGAAGATGAACTCGCCCTCGTACTTGATGCCCTTGCCCTTGTAGGGCTCAGGCTTACGCCAGCGACGAATTTCCGCGGCAAACTGGCCGACGGCCTGCTTGTCGTTGCCCGAGATCTCGACGGTCGTCTGGTCGGGGGTCT
The genomic region above belongs to Sphingomonas sp. J315 and contains:
- a CDS encoding type III PLP-dependent enzyme, whose protein sequence is MHKHHSALGLAKALRPVEPVTLVRPHAAKRAARFFVEKFPGTVLYAVKANPSPELLQILWDSGVTHYDVASIGEVRMARRALPKATLCFMHPVKAEEAIEEAYFVHGVRTFSLDTMDELEKIVRATRGATDLNLCVRIRVSSDHSKLSLAAKFGAEPEDVAELLVATRQAADALGICFHVGSQAMTPAAYSEAMERVRAAIVASSVTVDIVDVGGGFPSTYPGMEPPPLETYFGVIHNAFENLPISYSAELWCEPGRALCAEYSSLIVRVEKRRGDELYINDGAYGALFDAAHVGWRFPVRVLRDDAGDAAEMTEYSFYGPTCDDLDHMAGPFELPSDIQAGDYIEVGMLGAYGCAMRTAFNGFGVDTVHTVTDEPMATLYSGIAIERPTNVVSLDQFKRRARR
- a CDS encoding DUF6481 family protein, with amino-acid sequence MPSYREPSFQDRTAAAAKAKQKALELLRAKPSADPAVLEERRKAREERERALAEERAAKAEALAAAKAEKLAKKQAEAERKAEERAEAEAAAALKEARLTPPSAAEMKAARDARYAARKARK
- a CDS encoding adenylate kinase; translated protein: MNIILLGPPGAGKGTQASRLESERGMVQLSTGDMLRAAVKAGTPVGLQAKAVMEAGELVSDAIVSGIIGESLDALGDKGAIFDGYPRTAAQAESLDTLLAERGRSLDHVIELVVDEDALVARITGRFSCGSCGANYHDSYNQPKVDGVCDVCSGTEFKRRPDDNEQTVRTRMAEYRAKTAPILPIYEARGLVQRVDGMADIAEVTEAIEAILDGRS
- the secY gene encoding preprotein translocase subunit SecY, whose amino-acid sequence is MASAADSMASGLNLSKFGQATELKKRLWFTLGALIIFRMLSFVPLPGVDPTQLGLLAERTQGGVLDFFNTFSGGALERMSVIALGVMPYITASIVVQLATSLSPTLASIKKEGESGRKKLNQYTRYGTVALTAIQGYFIAVGLETLGATQGLAPVVEPGMLFRIAAVISLIGGTMFLMWLGEQITSRGVGNGISLIIMAGIVAHLPTTLVQLFEGGRSGSMNPVTLVAILAAVAGLILFICFMERAQRRILIQYPKRQTQRGVQSERSHLPLKINTAGVIPPIFASSLLLMPLTVSQFAGQSQAGESWGGDLIITLNQYLQHGSLVYMLLYGAGIIFFSFFYTAVVFNPEETAENLKKHGGFIPGIRPGKNTEAYFDYVLTRITVIGAAYLTFICLVPEYLVSALAIPFYLGGTSLLIVVNVTMDTVTQIQSHLLAHQYGDLIKKAKLKGGRLR
- the rplO gene encoding 50S ribosomal protein L15, producing MNLNDLSDNEGARKGRMRVGRGIGSGKGKTAGRGQKGAKARSGVAINGFEGGQMPLHMRIPKRGFNVPNPKDYAEVNLGMIQKLIDAGKLTATEIDHEALKAVGLARGGKNGVRLLGKGELKAKLSFTVAGASKGAIEAVEKAGGTVTIPTIVPAAEKHAAKHRSVQKVIAAKKAGKA
- the rpmD gene encoding 50S ribosomal protein L30, translated to MAKIKVKQIGSPIRRTKDQRATLIGLGLNKMHRVSELEDTPEVRGMIRKLPHMVEIVEG
- the rpsE gene encoding 30S ribosomal protein S5, translating into MADEQNQAPVEGVAAEAGAADAPRRGRGGRGGGDNRGGGGRGRDGNRGRDNRGRGGPGADDGGEELIEKLVHINRVSKTVKGGKRFGFAALVVVGDGKGRVGFGHGKAREVPEAISKATAAAKKKMVRVPLREGRTLHHDGKGHFGAGQVTVRSAPAGTGIIAGGPMRAVFESLGVADVVTKSVGTSNPYNMIRATFEALGDQYSPKAVAQRRGKKIADLLGRGGSQTAEADAAAIVE
- the rplR gene encoding 50S ribosomal protein L18, which produces MSKGLSLFEKRRRRNRTALRARAGSRPRLSVHRSGKHIYVQVIDDAQGKTLAAASTLDKDVRGQNGGNVDAAKAVGTRIAEAAKKAGVTQVVFDRGGFLFHGRVKALADAAREGGLEF